attccgccCCTAATCATACTATTTTTTATGGCTTGGTCAGTGCTTCGTAATTTATCTTTTGGATATTTACAAAGCTTTTCACTATTTTCaattgataatgttatttatatttttaaaaaaaaaagatttaaatgtGTTTCATTGATGAAAAAAGATATATcatttattacattaaaatagaattgttatcataaataaattattaattacttcaaagaaaaaaaaattgcaaatcaGCACCTTAAGGCTCGGAGGAAGACGATtctaaaagattaaataatGTGGGAAGACCTAACTTCCAAAAACGTAATGCGGACGTGCCTTCCGCACCTCAACTCAACACAAATCTTATTAGTAAATGCTTAccaatgtttttttaaaatatttttgtatgattTCGATTAAATTTAAAGTCGAATTTAAGGTATCTATTGTTTTTGGTAGCAATCAATTTTCTTGTCACAAGAACTCTCCAAAAAAAGTAGAAGATTGGCCGCGTAATGTGCTTCGTTTTTATGAACGAGAATCAAACTTTCGACTACATGATTAAGAGACAAGGAGCGCTGCTTCTACACCACACTTTGTGATTGGATTTTTTTGTCTATAAAATTCGAATTCAAGGTGTTTCTTAAAGACATTAAACTCCTTCCCCTTTATACTTTAAATTGTGACCTATttgatcaaatatttattttcgaagctaaatttttttttggggtgTCAGaattaaattctatatttttatgatagtaaaaatacaatttcaccattttaatagcttatatctttataactttttatcatttttgagaGGTCAAAGTAtagttttactattattaatttaaactttataaattataaagagacctaaatgaaaaaaaattcaattttaggGAGGCCGAGCTCTGGCTTCGCCACTGCCTCCTTCCCATTCACTTAACATACAATAatcaaagtgttttaaattctGCTAAAATGAATCCCGTGTGTTAACCTGATGGTCAGAATATCCACCGTCCCAATATGATTTGGGTTGAATTCGAGCTTTGAAAATATCCGCTAAAATATCTTCCTtttgaaagttatgtttttCACGTCCTTTCCAATTGTGTATCCATTTTTCCAAAGTTCTTGACTTGTAAACCTCTgagttgttttccattttattttattattgcttttttaaatttaaggtaACTAAAAACAAATAACATCATATATACTACTACAGAATTCCTCTCCTTTTTCTCCCCCCAAAACCTTGTATCTTCTTACTTACGTCAACATTCTGTCTCTTTTCTCAGTTGGAAAAAGAAACCTGAAAGTAAGGGAAAGTTTCTTAAAGATGGGATTTTCAGATAACCTTTTGTTGCTGTAGAGATGCACCCATTTTTCTGACTTCAAGGATGGAGTCCAAAATGAAGGTACTAGTGAGGTAATGCAAGCACCATTtcccaatttcatttttttccccCTTGAATTTCCATTAACGGTAACCTTTCTGACTTCTCAGGTTCAATAACAATGGCAGTACAGATATAAAGAAGGCAGTGCCAGTATACAAAGCAACAGTCCCTTTGTTGAAAACTGTAGGAGGTCATTCTGatagtaatagtaatagtagAATTCCCAAATTTGGAAAATTCAAGGTTTTCCCAGAGGATCATGAGCCCAGGAAGGAAAGAATCCTAGATCCTGGCAGTGAAACATTCTTACAATGGAACAGGATTTTTCTCTTTTGGTGCTTAGTAGCTTTATTTGTTGATCCATTGTTTTTCTACATGCCTTCAGTCATCAACAAAGACACTACATCTTGCATGGATACTGATTTAAATCTAGGAATCATCGTCACATGTTTCCGAACACTGGCCGATGCGTTTTACGCATTGCATATAATCATCAAGTTCCGCACCGCGTATGAATCGCCTAACTCCCGAGTATTCAGGAGAGGCGAACTTGTTACCGACCCTCATATGATTGCCAGCAGGTACTTGAAATCAGATTTCTTCATAGATCTACTAGCTGCCCTCCCTCTTCCCCAGGTACTATATGAAGACCTTTGATGCCTTGGATTGCAAGTAATATTAATGTTCTGtcataaatacaatttttcctttttatggCAGATTATGATATGGTTCATTATACCAGCAACAAGGAGCTCCCATGGTGACTATACTAATAATGCATTGGTGCTGATTGTTTTAGTGCAATATGTTCCCCGGTTGTATTTAATCTTCCCTTTAAGCTCTCAGATTATAAAGAATACTGGTGTTGTCACAAAGACTGCTTGGGCTGGTGCTGCATATAATCTATTGCTTTACATGTTAGCTAGCCATGTATGTGATAGTTTCTTACTCGACTTAAattcccttcttttttttctcctaaAAACGATTCGGGTTCGCTTCTTGTAGGTATTAGGGGCATCATGGTATTTGCTGTCCGTTGAACGACACGTAATATGTTGGAAATCTGAATGCAGAAAAGAAACTAGCCCTCTGCAATGCAATCCCCATTACCTTGACTGTGGCACATTAGGTGACAGTGGTCGCCGGAAATGGGAAAACGGTACCGTTGTGTTTACTAAATGTCATCCCGATAACGATATCAGTTTCGACTATGGGATTTTCGAAATTGCTTTGACAAAGCAAGTACTTTCTTCAAGCTTCCTTCAGAAGTATTTCTATTGTCTATGGTGGGGTTTGCAGAATTTGAGGTATGCTTTATGTAACATGCTGTACTataaataacttatttatgGACATTTTTTATGTGTAACTCTGCTTTTCTGAATTTTCAGCTCCTATGGACAAGCTCTAAATACAAGTACATTTGTGTGGGAAACCTTGTTTGCCATACTGATTGCCATCTTGGGTTTAGTTCTGTTTGCCCATTTAATCGGAAATATGCAGGTATCTTCGATGCCCTATATACGATTTCGTACTGCTTTCGACATTGGGTTCAATTACCATACATATTCTTCTTATAACATGCATTGGGCCTTACTTAGACCTACCTACAATCCATCACTGTGAGACTAGAGGAATGGAGGCTTAAGCGACGAGACACCGAGGAGTGGATGAGACATCGCCAACTCCCTCAAGACCTGCGAGAACGTGTTCAATGTTTCGTTCAGTATAAGTGGCTTGCAACTCGTGGTGTGGATGAAAAATCGATATTACAAGCCTTACCCCCTGATCTCCGTCGAGATATCCAACGCCATCTATGTTTGGACCTTGTCCGGCGTGTAAGTTGTTCGTGCTACTTTTGTGCACTTAATAACATGTTGGTTTCGGTTAATGACATGCAAAGTGATTGGTTTCAGGTCCCCTTTTTCTCACAAATGGATGATCAGCTACTAGATGCCATATGTGAGCGGTTAGTATCATCTTTAAGTACTCAAGGAACCTACATTGTTCGGGAAGGTGACCCTGTCACGGAGATGCTTTTCATTATCAGAGGGAGGTTAGAGAGTTGCACTACAAATGGAGGCCGGACCGGTTTCTTTAACTCGATTAATCTAAGACCGGGCGATTTTTGCGGTGAGGAGCTACTTTCTTGGGCTTTACTTCCCAAATCTTCTTCCAACTTGCCTTCCTCTACAAGAACGGTAAGAGCATTAGTTGAAGTGGAGGCCTTTGTATTAAGAGCCGAAGATCTCAAGTTTGTGGCCAACCAGTTTCGACGTCTCCACAGCAAGAAGTTGCAACACACGTTTAGGTACCATTCTTACCATTGGAGGACATGGGGTGCCTGCTTTATTCAAGCAGCTTGGCGCCGACACATGAAGAGAACGATGGCGAGAAACCTTAAGTGTGATGGAGTGTGACCAAAGGCAACAAGGGGAAGAACACGGTGTCGTGTCTTCGAAGTCTTCCCATGTAAAACTGAATCTAGGTGTGACAATACTAGCTTCAAAGGTTGCAGCAAATACAAGGCGAGGAGCTCAGAGGATGAAGGATGTTGAAATGCCTAAGTTGCAAAAGCCCCTAGACCCAGATTTCTCGGCAGAACCAGATGATGAGTAGATCTCCAACATTTTATATCTGTAATGGCTGTCGTAGGAACATGGTATGGTTCACATAATTTTACATTGTTGGATGATGTATAGAGTTTCTACGTAGCAGAAGTGAACTTCTCTAACATGTTAGCAACACTATTCAAAGgctatatatatagattatgtTACACTTAAGATTTAAATGGGTATTTTGGTAATATGTTGGGtaaatatacattttggtatttgaatttggCTTCAAGGTTTAAATTGGTACTTAAGGTTTTTTCTGTCCAATTAAGTATCTAACCTTGGCCTTAActttcaatttggtacctaatttttttatccaattagCTACTTGAAAATGACTTTTTGTTCAAATTAGTACTTGAACTTGACTTTATAGTTTAAATTGgttcaaataaatcatttaatgtaagtattaatttagacaaaaaaaacaagtttaggTATCTAattagacaaaataaactttaggtatcaaattgaattataaagctAAGTTCAAGTACTTAATCGGATAAAAAAACTTTAGATACCAATTTAAGTACTAAGATGTATATTTCTCTGATATTTTTGGAGTATTTCATTTACAACGTTTTAGTACTAAAGAAGGCCAATGCCATAGGCCCATAGACCCATTGGCCATATCGTCTGAGGCTAAAAGCCTAGTAGCAAAAGATCCCAGAAAGGCTTTAGTTGGGTTTGGATgcgcggtgcgtttacctgcggttagtgtaaaaatagcggtagCGGTAAAATTAGATACTGTaacgatactgtagcgtgagacaaaaaataaggtaAACTCACTACACTTAATCAcctatccaaactcaccctttaTTGAGTTAATAGCCTTGCTTTGTACAGATAGAGTAAAGACTAAAGAGCCCGTAGATAGATAATAGATTGGTTAAATATGCCACAAATCCCTGTACTCTTTATAAATTTAGCATTTCATCCCTGTACTTTTtcttaagaatttagtcctacttttttagattttaaaatttcggTCTAACTATTAACATTGTCAAAATTactttgttaaattcaaattcattacaaagtcatttttttaattacatgaaaaatagagaaattaattttttaaaaataaaaatatagaaattaaattttaaatttataaagaatgCATAAACTTATGacaaattatcaatatattttaaatatgcttcctctcaaattgaaattcatttttaatgcaTTACAGTAAGGTTGAATGAAGGGCTTAGTTGATACAATGAAACTTTAAAGACtcaattataacattttaaacttTTAGGGACCAACTCCCAATTCAGAGATAGTTTGAGGATGTATATTGAAATTAACCCTATTAATAATTACGGTCCATCCTGGAACCAAAAAGGTAAGAACAGGAAAAAAGCTGCTTTCTCCACTGAAAATGACAACTCTCTGCACTCCACCCTCCAGTTTTCAACCCTGAATAAAATCCTTCTATTCGGCTAAGCCTCATCCACGTGTTCACTCTTTATTGGTGTCTTTAGATCTCCCCTGTCCCGCACTGCACCGTCATCGACAACTTGGTCAAAGCTGCAATCATGACAGAACCCAACAAAAACTCGAGCCTCAAACTCACCTTTCAGAAAATTTCAGACacagagaaagaaaaggagaaagacAGTAGATTTGTTTAACCCCAGCAACTCGTTGAAATGGCGTCCAAGTTGTGTGACTCATGCAAATCAGCGACGGCCACTCTGTTCTGCCGTCCTGACTCGGCTTTTCTTTGCCCCAACTGCGACTCCAAAATCCATGCCGCCAACAAGCTAGCCTCCCGTCACGCTCGGGTCTTGGTCTGTGAAGTTTGCGAACAAGCACCGGCTCACGTCACCTGCAAGGCTGACGCAGCCGCTCTTTGCGTCACTTGTGACCGTGACATCCACTCCTCTAACCCTCTCGCTCGCCGGCACGAGCGGGTTCCTTTGGCTCCCTTTTACGATTCCGTCAAGCCCAACACAGCGTTTAACTTCCTGGACGACCGTTACTTATCCGACGTCGATGGAGACGCTGACAGCAGCAGGGAAGAAGCGGAGGCAGCTTCGTGGTTGCTTCCTAACCCTAACCACAAAGCACATGAAAGCCCGGACGTGAACACGGGGCAGTACGTGTTTCCCGAGATGGATCCGTATCTAGATCTGGATTACGGTCATGTGGATCCGAAAATTGAAACCCAGGACCAGGAGCAGAACAGTTCTGGAACTGATGGAGTGGTCCCTGTCCAAAGCAACACCGTCCAAGCTCCGATGGTCAACGATCACTGTTTCGACATGGAGTTCACTACACCAAAAGCCTTGCCTTATGGCTACAACTACAACTGTAACTACAACCCTCACTGTCTTAGCCACAGTGTAAGCAAAAGAGCAGCTACTTCATACTTCTTCCATAATTAAAGTTCGAACCCTTCACTATCTTACTGTTTTTGCAGGTATCATCTTCTTCTCTGGATGTTGGGGTAGTTCCAGATGGCGGTAGTACGATTACGGACATATCAGTCCCGTGCGCGAAAGTGACGGAGACGACTCATCAGGCGGTGCAACTCTCATCGGCGGAGAGAGAAGCGAGGGTACTGAGGTACAGAGAGAAGAGAAAGAAcagaaaattcgagaaaacgatACGTTACGCTTCTAGGAAAGCTTACGCGGAGGTGCGGCCGAGGATTAAAGGAAGATTTGCAAAGCGCAGTGATGTTGAAGTCGAAGTCGACGGCGGTAACATGTATGGATTTGGCGTCGTTCCGTCGTTTTGAAATTAACTAAGGTAGCCGTGTAGTAATATTCTACGTTAAATTTTGGAACTGTAATTTTccaagtgtttttttttcttcttttctttcctttttacttCATTGCTCACTAAATTAATAGGTAAAGAAGATGAAGGTAGGGTGATTTGTATAATCCAAATAACTATGGAATCTGGACCATTGATTTTGTACAAGTctcatttttatgttattaatacTCTGTTAATATTTGTATATCTTTATGTGCCcaaaataattgtatatatattttagagtaAATTACATTCAAAGTTCTCTTATTTTGATAACTTCAAATTTTCCtccatttctctattttctcAGGGAACTATATGCCAAATCTAACCATATCCAAGCAGGCAAGAAAATAGCAATCAATTAAAAGCAGAAATATCagaattttctttcctttcctgaacaataaaaaaatagaaaattaaaataaaatattcacttCAAAGCTTGGATTGATCTCAAAAATCCTAGAACACGTTCGAGATTTACTATGGAAGCGGCAGAGCAAAATGCCGGCAGAAGCCAAGCCTTATCGTTTTAAAAGAATTGACGGTGTAAAAGTTTGAGAAAATgctgagaaaaataaaaatcaattagaaAATTGGTTTCTGTTTGcctctgctttttttttttctcggATTCACGCATTAATGggaaaatacaattttttaaatatatatggaattttattttttttaattcacgtTTCAAGGAGAGCCAAAATAGCATGGCAGAGTTGAAATTTGGTTCTTTGTTCTTGCTTGGGGTTTGAACTTGTTGCAGAGTTTGGagggttttttataaaaataatataaaaaaataaaaaattattaaaatgttataactttttttatttatcaaaatatatataatttttatatttacaaaaatatataaaaaaaaacaaaaaaaacagaaaaaaaaaaacttgaactGATTTGACAACTCCCTGGGTAGAGGGAAGCAagttggcggcaccaaacaagggATCCCTGTTGGCGGCACCACCCTTGAATTTAAGGGTGGTCGGTTGGTGGGGGGAAGGAgaggggaagaagaagaaagaaaggaagaaagaaaaagaaggaaaaggaaaggagaggaaagaaagaaagaaaaagaaggaaagaaaaggaaaggggaggaaagaaagaaaaataaggaaagaaaaggaaaggagaagagaaaaaaaagaaagaagaagaagagggaaggaaggaaaaaaagaaaataaggtaattttattattaatttaagattttgtaatatttgtgtgttaaaaataatgttaagtacattttacctattttattaatttatttaggatatataattttgagatatatttAGCATGAAAAATTCATGGTATGTACATTATATGttgattaggaattttttatcaaatttacttaggatgttgaaattagttttgttaggaaaataacattaaaagtaaaatgataaagaaatatatttaagaaaacataaaatacgaaaagaaaaaaattatatctttaataaattttaaacataatgcactgaaaaagtataaaatt
The nucleotide sequence above comes from Gossypium raimondii isolate GPD5lz chromosome 13, ASM2569854v1, whole genome shotgun sequence. Encoded proteins:
- the LOC105774876 gene encoding LOW QUALITY PROTEIN: probable cyclic nucleotide-gated ion channel 14 (The sequence of the model RefSeq protein was modified relative to this genomic sequence to represent the inferred CDS: inserted 2 bases in 1 codon), with the protein product MESKMKVLVRFNNNGSTDIKKAVPVYKATVPLLKTVGGHSDSNSNSRIPKFGKFKVFPEDHEPRKERILDPGSETFLQWNRIFLFWCLVALFVDPLFFYMPSVINKDTTSCMDTDLNLGIIVTCFRTLADAFYALHIIIKFRTAYESPNSRVFRRGELVTDPHMIASRYLKSDFFIDLLAALPLPQIMIWFIIPATRSSHGDYTNNALVLIVLVQYVPRLYLIFPLSSQIIKNTGVVTKTAWAGAAYNLLLYMLASHVLGASWYLLSVERHVICWKSECRKETSPLQCNPHYLDCGTLGDSGRRKWENGTVVFTKCHPDNDISFDYGIFEIALTKQVLSSSFLQKYFYCLWWGLQNLSSYGQALNTSTFVWETLFAILIAILGLVLFAHLIGNMQTYLQSITVRLEEWRLKRRDTEEWMRHRQLPQDLRERVQCFVQYKWLATRGVDEKSILQALPPDLRRDIQRHLCLDLVRRVPFFSQMDDQLLDAICERLVSSLSTQGTYIVREGDPVTEMLFIIRGRLESCTTNGGRTGFFNSINLRPGDFCGEELLSWALLPKSSSNLPSSTRTVRALVEVEAFVLRAEDLKFVANQFRRLHSKKLQHTFRYHSYHWRTWGACFIQAAWRRHMKRTMARNLKCDGVXDQRQQGEEHGVVSSKSSHVKLNLGVTILASKVAANTRRGAQRMKDVEMPKLQKPLDPDFSAEPDDE
- the LOC105774081 gene encoding zinc finger protein CONSTANS-LIKE 4 translates to MASKLCDSCKSATATLFCRPDSAFLCPNCDSKIHAANKLASRHARVLVCEVCEQAPAHVTCKADAAALCVTCDRDIHSSNPLARRHERVPLAPFYDSVKPNTAFNFLDDRYLSDVDGDADSSREEAEAASWLLPNPNHKAHESPDVNTGQYVFPEMDPYLDLDYGHVDPKIETQDQEQNSSGTDGVVPVQSNTVQAPMVNDHCFDMEFTTPKALPYGYNYNCNYNPHCLSHSVSSSSLDVGVVPDGGSTITDISVPCAKVTETTHQAVQLSSAEREARVLRYREKRKNRKFEKTIRYASRKAYAEVRPRIKGRFAKRSDVEVEVDGGNMYGFGVVPSF